A segment of the Amycolatopsis thermophila genome:
AGCAGGTCGTCGCCTCGAAGGAGTCGATCGCGGCCTCCGTGGAAGGGTACGGGCGGCACGGCACGCCGAACCGCGACTCGTACCACAGGTGGACCCGTGCTTCGTTGCGGATCTCCACCACCGCGGGCAGGTCGCCGAACACCCCGGCGCCCGCCGTGATCGCCGCGTTCTCGGCGGCCCAGCTCAGGTCGCGGTCGTCGAAGTAGACGAGGTCGTAGTCCCGGATGCCGTACGCCGGCGGGCGGCCGGTCACCACGTTCCACACCGTCTGCACCACACAGCCCGCCGCCAGGTACCAGCCCGGCAGGTCGAGCACCGCCGCGCGGGTCAGGACCTCCGTCAGCAGCTCGTTGCGCCTCAGCGCCGCGCGGAGGGCGTCGAGCTGCCGGAGGCCCTCGGTGTCCACCGACCCTGTCTAGTGCCTCGTCAGGCAACGTTCGGTAGGTAATCAGGCCTGCGGATCTTGGATTCGGGGGCGAAGCGTCGTTTCGGTCGGGCGTGGCGATTGGCCCAGCGGATGTAGCCGGCGATAGCGGTCTCCTGCGCGGTGTGGGAGGGGTAGTCGCTGCCGTCGAGGGTGAAGTAGCGCAGCGCGGTGAACTCCGACTCGATCCAGTTCAGCCAGGAGGCGTGGGTCGGGGTGAACACCAGCTCGACATCGTGGTTGGTGCACCAGGTGGCGATCTCGGCCTTGCGGTGCGGGGAGAAGTTGTCGCAGACGATGTAGAGCCACCCGGTCGGGAACCGGCGTCGGAGCTGGCGCAGGAAGGCGAGGAACTCCTGCCAGCGCTTGCGGTCGCGCAGTCGGTAGAACAGCTGACCTGAGGCCAAGTCGAGTCCGGCGAGCATGTGCCGGACCCCGCCGTAGCGGTTGTAGGTCGCCCGTAGCCGGGCCGGGCTCCCGGTGGGGAACCAGCCGCGGCCGGGGCGGGGTTGCAGGTTCAGCGGCCCGAACTCGTCCACGCAGATCACCCGGCCGCCATCGGGGATCTGTCCGGTGGCAGAGCGGTCGTAGAGGTCGAGGATGCGGTGCATCTTCTCGCTGAACTGCGGGTCTGGACTGGCCTTCCAGGTCTTGGTGGCCTGCCAGCGCACCCCGGCCGCCCGCAGGATCTGCCGGACCGTCTCGGCGCTGGCTATGATCCGATGCCGGTCGTGGAGATGCTCGGCCAGCTTCGACAGGCTCCACGTGGTGAACGGCAGCCCGGCGTGCTGTGGTGGGGTCCGGGCGACCCGGCAGATCAGTTCGCGGGCGTGGGGGCCGAACTTAGGAGGTCGGCCCCCGCTCCATTTTGGGTCTAGCGCCGCGAACCCCTGGGTGTTGAACGCGTGGATCACCTCCCGCGCGTACTGCGGCTTGGCCGCGAACATCGCCGCCGCCTCGGCCGCGCTGCGGCCCTGCACCGACGCAAGCACGATCCCCGCCCGCCGCAGCCGGACCCGGTCCCGCGCCGTCCTGGTGATCTTGACCAAACGCTCGGCCTCATCCGGAGTGAGCGCCCGAACGAAGACCTCGGGCTGTCGCGGCACGTCCACCACCTCCGGCAGACAGCTTTCAGCACCTGACCGGAACCGATCAAACCGGCCCGTTACGTCCCCGACCTTCCTGGACGAGGCACTAGCACGGTCCGCGGATTTTTCCGCCACCGCTGGTTTGACTTCTCCTACGGGGGGTAGTCACCTCCCGGAGTCGCAATCCGGTGGTCGTGCAGGGGTGCCGTCGGATGGAGCAGGAAGCCCCGGCCCACCTCCCCCTCGGCGGGCCGGGGCTTCCGTCTGTCCAGGGGTCCCGCACGGGCGCCGGCGGCGGCGCGGGACAATGGCAGGCGCACCCGAGCAGCAAAGGACCGATTCATGGCGAAGGCCGCCGAGCCACCTTCAGGTACCCGCGACTTCCTGGCCGACGACGTGCGCCGCCGGAAGGCCGCCTTCGACACCGTCAGCGCGGTCTTCGAGCGCTACGGCTTCGACCCCCTGGAGACCCCGGCCTTCGAACGCCTCGAGGTGTTCGCCGGCAAGCTCGGCGACGACGCCTCGGCCCTGATCTTCAAGATCCTCAAGCGCGGGGTGCACGAGGCCAGCGGCGAGGCCGACCTCGCGCTGCGCTACGACCACACCGTCCCGCTCGCCCGGGTCATCGGCACCTACGGCAGCCGGCTCCCCTCGCCCTACAAGCGCTACGCGATCGGCCCGGTGTGGCGCGCGGACCGCCCGGCGCAGGGCCGCTTCCGCGAGTTCGTGCAGTGCGACATCGACACGGTCGGCTCGTCCTCCCCCCTCGCCGACGCCGAGACCGTCTGGGCGCTCAACGACGCCCTGACCGCCCTGGGCGTCGAGGACTTCCGGTTCCTGGTCAACAGCCGTCAGGCGCTGCACGGCCTGCTCGAGGCGTACGGCGTCCCCGAGGAGGCGGGCACGAAGGTGCTCGGCAGCCTCGACAAGCTGGACAAGGCCACCCCGGACGCGGTGATCGCCGAACTCGCCGACCGCGGGCTGCCGACCGAGACGGCGGAGAGCCTGGTGGGTGACGTCGTCGCCACCGACACCGACCGCATCCGCAAGCAGCTGGACACCACCGAGCGCGGCCGCGCGGGCCTCGCCGAGGTCGACAAGCTGCTGGAGCTCACGGCCGGCCTGCCGTCCGGGCGGGTCGTGTTCACGCCGCGGATGGTGCGCGGGCTGGACTACTACACGGGCCCGATCTTCGAGGTCACCGCCGCGGGCTACCCGGGCTCGATCTCGTCCGGCGGCCGCTACGACGGGCTGGTCGCGAAGCTGGGCGGCCCCGACCTGCCCGCGTGCGGCGGGTCGATCGGCCTGGAGCGCATCCTCGCGGGCCAGGCCGCGGCCGACGCCGAAGCGGGCGGCCTGGATGTGGCGCTCACCGTGCTCGGCGCCGAGGACGAGGTGCTGCGGCTGGCGAACCGGTTGCGCGCCGAGGGCCTGCGCACGGGCGTCTACCTGGGCACCTCGGGCAAGCTCGCGCGCCAGCTGAAGTGGGCCAACGACCAGCGGGCGCGCACGGTGCTGATCTACGGCCCGGCCGAGCAGGAGGCCGGCGAGGTGACCGTGCGGGACATGACTTCGGGCGACCAGACCCGCGTCCCGGTCGACGAGGTCCCGGCCCACCTGCGCCGGTAGTTCCCGGCCGCTCCCGCTTCGCCGCCGTCACCAGCCGCCCCGAGCCGGTGCGACCTCCTCGCTACGGCGCCGGCGACGGCATCGGCCGCGCCCGGGCCTCGGCGAGCACCTCCTCCTCGTCCGCCAGACCCGGGACGCCACCGCCGACCCTGGTCAACCGGGTCACCGTGACGATCAAGGAGCCGGCTGGGGGCCCGTCGCCGCGCGGTGCCGGGCCTCCTGCCTCCGCCCGGAACATGTCCCACCGGAGACCCGGGACGCCCTACTCGGTCGGACCGCCGGCCAGGTCGGGGGCGAACTGCGCCATCGAGACCTGCGCCGCCGCGCTGATCTCCTCCGCGGTGGCCGTGCCGGAATCCTCGACCACGGTGCTCCACGCCTGCACCGAGCCGGCGCAGAACTCCTGGCTTTCGCGGGAATTGGCGGCCGCCACCGGGTCCTCGGCGATCTCGCCGGCGAAGTACAGCGCCAGGGCCAGCAGCGCGCCGTCCCAGCCGGGGCCCACGAACAGCGCCCCCGCGCCGCTCTGCGCGATCTCGATCGGCACCGTGTGCTCCAGCTGGAAGTCGGTGCTCTCGCCGTCCCCGGTCAGGCGCACCTCGACGATGCTGGACGGCCCGCCGAACGTCACCTTCAGCAGCCGGGGCGCGTCGCACGTGAGGATTTCGCCGCCCGCGTTGCCCTCGAGCTGGAACGAGCCGCCCTCGCGCAGGTCGCCGGTCAGCGGCAGGAACCACCGGCGCACCCTGGCCGGGTCGGTGACCGCGTCCCAGACGTCCTCGACGGTGGCGTCGTAGCGGCGCCGCAGCACGACGGTGACCGTCTCGCCGCCGGACGTCGTTCCGCGGCGGACCTCACGGTGGATCGCCTTCAGGTGGTTCGCGATGTCGAGCATGGTCTGTCTCCTGCCTGAGTCGTCGTTCCCGCTTGCCGCGGGCCAGCTCCGTGGCGAGGGCGTCGAGCGGCTGGTCCCAGATGTGGCGGAACCGCTCCAGCCACTCCCCGGCTTCGCGCAGCGGCTCGGAGTTCACCGCGTAGAGCCGCCGCGTCCCTTCCGTGCGCACGGTCGTGAAACCGCTTTCCCGCAGCACCCGCAGGTGTTGCGAGACCCCTGGCTGCGAGATGCCGAACTCCGCCCGGATGTCCGCGGCGATGGCCCCCGAGGGCCGTTCGCCGTCCGCCAGGAGCTCCAGGATCCGCCGGCGAACCGGGTCGCCCAGCACATCGAACGCGTGCACGGCCCGAGTGTCTCAGTGCGTACTTATATAAGTCAAGACTTAAACCCCGGATCGGCTTAGACGCACTCCGTTATCCAGGAACCCGCCCTTGACAATCGCCGCGGTGACGAGCTTAGGTAACCAAGTAGTTAGATAACCGATTGGTTCGATACGCATGGCAACGGATCCCCTGAGCGTCACCTTCGCGGCGCTGGCCGACCCGACCCGCCGCGCGATCCTCGCGCGGCTCGCCGACGGGCCGGCGACCGTGAAGGAACTGTCGGAGCCCTTCGCGATGAGCGGGCCCGCCGTGTCCAAGCACCTGCGTGTGCTGGAGAAGGCCGGCCTGATCACGCGGGGCCGGGAGGCGCAGTGGCGTCCCTGCTCGCTCGAAGCGACCCCGTTGCGCGAGGTCGCCGAGTGGGCCGAGGGCTACCGGCGCTTCTGGGACGCCAGTTACCAGCGGCTCGACCGCTACCTGAAAACCCTGCAGGACAAGGAGAATCCCGATGAGCACGAGCAATGAGACCACGCGGTTCAGCACCCCGTCGGACACCGAGATCGTCGCCGTGCGGGTGTTCGACGCGCCGCGCACCCTGGTCTGGGACGTGTGGACGAAGCCCGAGCACGTGCGCCAGTGGCAGCTCGGCCCGGACGGCTGGACGATGCCGGTGTGTGAGATAGACCTGCGCCCCGGCGGGAGATGGCACTACGTGTGGCGCGGCGACGACGGTGCCGAGTTGTCGATGACCGGCGAGTTCCGCGAGGTGTCCCCGCCGGAGCGCCTGGTCAACACGGAGAACTGGGGCGGTGACTGGCCGGAGGCGGTGGTGACGGTCGAGTTCACCGAGGACGACGGCCGCACCACCGCCACCACCACGGTCGTCTACCCGTCGAAGGAGGCCCGCGACGCCGCGACGGCCACCGGGATGAAGGACGGGTGGAACGCCGGCCTCGACCGCATGGCCGGCTACCTCGCCACCCTGCGCTGAGGTCAGCGACCGGACGGCTCACCGAAGGGCAGGTCGTCCAGGTTCGCGCGGAGTTCGTGCAGGTCGGAGAAGGTGCGGGCGGCGCCGTTGTCCGTCAGCTCGGCGGCGCCGAACCCGCCGGTCAGCAGCCCGGCCGAGGGCAGGCCGATCCGGTTCGCGGCGACGCAGTCCCACACCGAGTCGCCGATGACCACGGCCTGCTCGCCCCGCACCTTCTCCAGCGCGACCTCCAGCAGGTCCGGTTCCGGTTTGGTGGCCTCGACGTCCTTGGAGCTGGTCCAGTCCCCCGCCAGTTCGCGGCCGTCGATGAGGTCGAGGTAGTGGTCGACGTGGTCGGGTTTGCCGGAGCTGGCCAGCACCACCCGGTACCCGGCGTCGTTGGCGGCCCGCAGCAGCTCGTGCGCGCCGTCGAGGGCGCACACCTCGGGCAGCATCCCGTCGACCAGTTCCTTCCACTTGGCCCGGACGTCGTCGCCGCAGGAGTCCTCGACCTCCTGGCCGGCGACCTCGGGCACGAGCTGGTCGCCGCCCATCCCGATGGCGCGGTGGATCCGCCACACCGGCACGGTCACGCCGTAGGTGCGGAACGCGCGGAACCAGGCGAGCGCGTGGTGGTAGTTCGTGTCCACCAGCGTGCCGTCCACGTCGAGCACGAGAACCTTGGCCATGCCGGACGGGGTGCCCACGGCGACCGGCCGGGAAACGCCCACGCTCAGCGGCGGGTGTCGATCGTGAGGTCGCCCTGGGTGACGGTGCGGATGTGGTCACCGGCGAGCATGGCGTGCGGGTAGCCGAGGTCGATCGCGCTGACTTCGTCGAGCCGCGCCAGCTGGGCGGCGGTGAACCCGACCTCCAGCGCGCCCAGGTTGTCCGCCAGCTGCGCGGGCGTGCGGGCGCCGACGATCGGTGCCGTCACGGCCGGGTTCTGCAGGGTCCAGGCCAGTCCGACCTGGGCGGGTGTGCGGCCGAGGTCCGCGGCGACCTCGCGCAGGACTTCGGCGATGTCCAGGTTGCGTGCGGTGACCGTGCCCAGGCCGGAGTTGAAGCTCTTGCGGGTGCCGTCGGCCGCGAAGTGCGTGGCGGCCAGGTCGTCGCGGCTGTACTTGCCGGTGAGCACGCCGCCGGCCAGCGGCGAGTACGGAACCACCCCGAGACCCATCTCCCGTGCCATCGGGATCAGGTCGCGCTCCCCGGTGCGCTCGGCCAGGTTGTACTCGATCTGCAGCGCGACCAGCGGCGCCCAGCCGCGAAGGTCGGCGATCGCCTGCATGCGCGACACTTGCCACGCGGGCACGTTGGACATCCCCAGGTACAGGACCTTCCCCTGCCGGACCAGGTCGTCCATGCCACGCAGGATCTCCTCGACCGGTGTCGTGGAGTCCCACACGTGCAGGTAGAGCAGGTCGAGGTAGTCCGTGCCGAGGTGCCGCAGGCTGGCTTCCACCGACGCGAGCAGGCTCTTGCGGTGCGCGCCACCGGAGTTGGGGTCGCCGGGCCGGCGCAGCGTCGTGTACTTCGTCGCCAGCACCAGGCTTTCGCGCCTGCCCCGGGCGAATTCGCCCAGCAGGCGCTCGGAGCTGCCGTCGGTGTAGGTGTTGGCGGTGTCGATGAAGTTGCCGCCGCGCTCGACGTAGGTGTCGAACAGCTTGCGCGCGTCGTCCCGCTCGGCGCCCCAGCCCCACTCGGTGCCGAAGGTCGCCGCGCCCAGCGCCAGCGGTGAGACCCGCAGCCCGGAGCGGCCCAGCAGCCGGTAGGTGTCGAGGGTGAGCGTCATGGTGTCCTCCCGTGCTCGTGATCGTTGCCGGGGACGAGTCTGTGATCACCCCGAGCCGGGGGTAAGGGAAGGAAGATCCTGGGAAGAGCAGTCCCACCCGGGATGTTGGACCGGAGGTGATCAGCAGCACCGTGGAGCTGGCCGCGTTCCTGCGGAACCGGCGCGAACGCCTGGACCCCGGCGAGTTGGGCCTGCCGTCCCGTCGGCAGGCGCGGCGGACCCCAGGACTGCGGCGCGAAGAGGTCGCCGAACTGGCCGGGATCAGCGTCGACTACATCGTGCGGCTGGAACAGGCTCGCGGGCTGCGGCCCTCGGTGGACGTGGTGGAGGCGCTGGCCCGGGCGCTGCGCCTGGCCCCCGACGAACGCGCCTACCTGTTCGACCTGGTCCAGCAGCGGCCGCGCGGGACCGGCAAGCCGGCCACCACTGCCGCGCCGTCGCTGGCCCGGCTGGTCGCCGACCTGTCGCCGCGACCGGCCATGCTGATGAACCACCGCTATGACATCCTGGCCTGGAACGGCGAAATGACGCGGTTGCTCGTCGACTTCCAAAGCCTGCCACCGTCGCAGCGCAACGTGATGTGGTTGTGCCTGATGCACCCCGGGATGCGCGAGTTCTACGTCGACCGCGAACGCGTCGTGCGCGAGGGGATCGCCCACTTGCGCGCGGCGTGGGCCGCGCACCCGGAGGACCAGGCGTTGACCGACCTGATCGCCGAGTGCATCGCCGGTGACGAGCAGTTCGCGCGGCTGTGGGCCGAACGGGACGTCAAGGTCAACGGCCGCGGGCGCAAGGTGGTGCGGCACCCCGAGGCGGGCGAGGTCGCGGTGGAGTTCGAGACGCTCAAGCCACTCCAGGACCCGGACCAGCTGCTGGTGATCTACCGCGCCGCGGACGAGGAGAGCCGGTCTGCCCTGGACCGGTTGTTCGCACGAGGTCCGGTCACCGCGTCAGGAGGGCGGTCAGCGGAACCGCGGTGAGCCAGGCCCAGCCCGCCACACCGGCCACGTGCGCGGCCCGCCACGCGACCGGAGCACCACGCACCACGCGGCCGACGAGCAGCAGTTCGCACAGCCAGCGCGCACCCCAGAACACCGTCTGCGCGGTCAGCACGATCCCGGCGAGCGCGCCGGGCGCGAGCAGCTCGTCGACCGGCCACAGCAGGACGCCGAGGACGACGCAGGTCAGCCCGATGAACCCGGTGTGCAGTCCGACGACGAGCCGGGACAGGGGACTGGCCGCGACGAGGTCGGCGGGCCACCCGAGCAGCCGCGGCAGCAGGAGATGAGCCACCCCGAGCGCGATCGCGACCGTGCCGGCCAGGCGCATCTGCAGTTCGAGCATCACGGCGCCTCGAACGCGGTCGCGGTGACCAGCGGGGTCCGCCGCACCCGGGCGACCGCGACGAGACCGGCCCGCGCCGCCACCCGGTCCCACTCCGCGTGCGGGTAGAAGTGCCAGGCGCTCGGGCCGAACGCGAGCACGTTCGGCAGGTCGCGGTGGTGCTCGACCAGCACGAGCCGTCCGCCGCGGCGCAGCACCCGCCGCGCCTCGCGGAACAGCGCCTCCCGCCCGCTGGCGGTGCGCAGCTCGTGCGCGGCCAGCACCGCCAGCACGACGTCGGCCGAACCGGTCGCCACCGGGAGTGCCTGCGGCCGCACCGGGACCGCACGCGCCGGGTACCTCCGCCGTGCCCGGCGGATGGACGCCTCGCTGGGGCCGCGCGGGTCGAGCACGTCCAGCACCACGCCGGTGGAACCGGGCAGCACGGCGGGCAGTGCCGGGGACACTTCGTCGAAACCCGCGGTCACCAGCACGTGCCGGCGGACCGGATCGGGCAGCACGGGCCGCAGCCACGTCCAGCGGTAGAGGCCGGAGACGTCGTAGACCCACCACGAGGCGGCCAGGCTCGCGATCGTGAACCACGCTGCCCCGGCTCGCACCGGTTTCGGCACGGGCGCCAGGGCCACCACCGCGCCGGCGAGCACCTTGGGCCAGTTGAACGCCAGGACCTGGGCCACCCCGCGCATCACCGCAGCTCACCCCGGTGCCACCCGTAGTCCACATCGGACACGTGAAACGCGTTGGCCAGCACCGGTTCGCCGAAGCGGCGCAGGAAAGCCACGCCGTGCGACCGGATCGCGACCGGCTCGGGCCGCCACGCGCTCCGGAACGCCTTGACCACCACGATGCCCCGCTTCTCCGGCGAGAACGTGTACGGCAGCGGCCCGGCGAAGCGCCGGGCGTCGGCCGCGGTGGCGAACACCTCGTCCCACACCGGTTCCCGATCGCCGAGGTCGGCCGCGACGTCGAGATCGCCCTGCCCGTCACGGGATGTCACCGTGAACCGCAGCGCGTCCCCGTCGCGGGAGACCCGCGCCCCGCTGCGGTGGTAGTGGTAGCCGGTGAGGACGTTGCCGCCGAGGGCGAGCAGCGTGCGGTCGGTGTCGCTGCGCAGGATCTTCAGACCGCGCATGGTTTTACCGCCCGGGGTGCGCATCCGGGCGAGGATCCGGTAGCCGGTCATCACCGAGCGGAACCCGAGCGGCGCGGGCACGCCCGACGGCCGGAGGTGCCGCAGCGCGACGAGGGCGACGGCGACGAAGGCGTGCTCGGTGCCGTCCGGGGCCGTGTAGGTGTCCGGGGTCAGCCGGTCGCCCAGCAACGGCGCGAGCCGCGCCGGCTCGACCGCGTAGGTCAGGACCAGCGAATGGTCGAACCTGGTCCGCATCGGCAGGGGATGCCTCGTCAACGCCGTCATACCGGTCTCCGTGCTTCGATGACGCCCCACAGCATCGAGCGGTCCGCGGGGCCGGGATCCTCGCCGGGGCGCGGTTGGCGGAACGAGCGCGACACGACCACTCCCCCGGGTCGCAGGGCGTGGCGCACGGCCTTCTCGAGGCGGGACGCGTACCGCGGGTCGGGGCCGTCGAGGATGTTCGACAGGGAGATGCCGCCGTACCAGCCGCGCGGCACCTGTTCGAGGTGGTCGGCGACGTCGGCGTGGACCAGCGTGGCCGGGGCGCGCAGGTCGCCGGCGAGTTCGTCCCGGCCCGCGAGCAGGCGCCACGCCCACGGGTTGTCCGCGGGGGCGTGCCGGCCGAGCCCGCGCCGCAGGCGGGTGAGCAGCACGCGGTCGAGGCGCGGCGGGATGGCGTGGCGGAAGCCCGGCAGCAGCAGGCCCAGCGGGGCGAGCCCGGCGGCCAGGAGCCCCCGCAGGCGCCGGGATGCCAGCAGCTCGGCGGGATCGCCGTGGCGGATGACCGGCTCGATGCGCCGCCACCGCGGGTCGAGCCCCCGGAGCACGGCGCGCCCGGCGGCGAGCAGGCGTTCCGCGCTGCCCGCGGCGGCGGGTGCGCCGGCGAGCCGCGCCCGGCAGTAGGCGAGCTGGACGGGGTTGATGTCGACGCCGGTGACCTCGAACCCGGCCCGGGCGAGGGCGGACACGGTCTCCCCGGCGGCGGCGATGGCGAGCACCCGGCCGCGGGGAAACGCGCGCACCTCGACGTCCGGGTCCTCGTAGCCCCAGCCGAACAGCAGGCTGCGCCACCCCTCCCACGGGTTCACCGGCGCCTCCGGGTCGCCACGAGCCATGCCAGGACGAGCAGGACGATGTTCTGCAGCACCAGGTCGAGGGGTTCGGTGATGTTCCCGCCGCCGAACGCGATCCCGCCCGTGTTGAACCCGGCCAGCAGCGCGGTCTGGACGGCCGCGGCGGTGCGTGGCGTCCACCCGGTCAGCACCCACATGCCCAGAGCGATCTCGGCGAGTCCGATGAGCACGAGCAGCACCGCCGCGTACCGGCCGAGCACGGGGACCGACTGGACGACGGCCCGTTCGTCGGGGCGGGCGCCGAGCAGCTTGGCGACCAGGCCCTCGTAGATCCAGACGGCGGCCACCGCCCCCGGCGGCACCCAGCGAGCCACCCACTCCCCCATGCGCACCAGGTGACTCTAGATCCCGAACGGCGGACGGCACGGCTCGAACCCGTCGATCGTCACGCGGATCTCATCGCCATTGCGCGCAGCCGCGGCCCGAGGAGGGGAAACCGCCTCCCCGGCGCGGGCGACGGGGGGGCCGCGCCGGGCCGTCCGTCCAGCTGGTGCCGCCCGGGACGCCGAGGCCCAGCAGGCCTTCGCCGTTACCATCCACTGTGGATAACCCCGGTCGACCACGCGCGATCGCGCCACCCTCACGTGAGTGACCCGCGTCCGGGGGAGGCGCCGTTTCCGCCCGGTCTCGCCGGGTACGCGGGGCGGTGAGGAGGTAAGTGCCATGAACATGTTCGACAAGGCCAAGGACGCGCTGAGCAAGAACCCGGACAAGGCCGACCAGGGCATCGACAAGGCCGCGGAGGCCGCCAAGGGCCGGTTCGGCGAGCACGCCGACCAGATCGACCAGGCGTCCGAGAAGGCCAAGGACTACGTGCGCGGCCAGGGCCAGGAGCAGCCGCCCCCGCAGTGACGGGGTCCACAGTGTCCACAGCGGAGTGAGCCCTTCGGGACCGGATTCCCGGCCCGTTGGGCTCTTCTCCTGTCCTGCGGGATGCGGGATGCTGGGCCCATGTCCAGACCTGACCTGAACCCGGTGGCGCTGGCGCCCGGTGTCGTCGCCTTCCACCAGCCGCCCGGGGGCTGGTTCGTCAGCAACGCCGGTCTCGTCGTGGGCGCCGACGCGGCGCTGCAGGTCGACACCTTCGCGACCGAGCCGCTCAACCGGCGCCTGAACACCGCGATCGACGCCTACCTGGAGCCGGGCACACCCCGCACCGTGGCGCTGACCCACGCGCACGGCGACCACGCCC
Coding sequences within it:
- a CDS encoding IS630 family transposase produces the protein MVDVPRQPEVFVRALTPDEAERLVKITRTARDRVRLRRAGIVLASVQGRSAAEAAAMFAAKPQYAREVIHAFNTQGFAALDPKWSGGRPPKFGPHARELICRVARTPPQHAGLPFTTWSLSKLAEHLHDRHRIIASAETVRQILRAAGVRWQATKTWKASPDPQFSEKMHRILDLYDRSATGQIPDGGRVICVDEFGPLNLQPRPGRGWFPTGSPARLRATYNRYGGVRHMLAGLDLASGQLFYRLRDRKRWQEFLAFLRQLRRRFPTGWLYIVCDNFSPHRKAEIATWCTNHDVELVFTPTHASWLNWIESEFTALRYFTLDGSDYPSHTAQETAIAGYIRWANRHARPKRRFAPESKIRRPDYLPNVA
- a CDS encoding ArsR/SmtB family transcription factor, whose translation is MATDPLSVTFAALADPTRRAILARLADGPATVKELSEPFAMSGPAVSKHLRVLEKAGLITRGREAQWRPCSLEATPLREVAEWAEGYRRFWDASYQRLDRYLKTLQDKENPDEHEQ
- a CDS encoding SRPBCC family protein → MSTSNETTRFSTPSDTEIVAVRVFDAPRTLVWDVWTKPEHVRQWQLGPDGWTMPVCEIDLRPGGRWHYVWRGDDGAELSMTGEFREVSPPERLVNTENWGGDWPEAVVTVEFTEDDGRTTATTTVVYPSKEARDAATATGMKDGWNAGLDRMAGYLATLR
- the hisS gene encoding histidine--tRNA ligase gives rise to the protein MAKAAEPPSGTRDFLADDVRRRKAAFDTVSAVFERYGFDPLETPAFERLEVFAGKLGDDASALIFKILKRGVHEASGEADLALRYDHTVPLARVIGTYGSRLPSPYKRYAIGPVWRADRPAQGRFREFVQCDIDTVGSSSPLADAETVWALNDALTALGVEDFRFLVNSRQALHGLLEAYGVPEEAGTKVLGSLDKLDKATPDAVIAELADRGLPTETAESLVGDVVATDTDRIRKQLDTTERGRAGLAEVDKLLELTAGLPSGRVVFTPRMVRGLDYYTGPIFEVTAAGYPGSISSGGRYDGLVAKLGGPDLPACGGSIGLERILAGQAAADAEAGGLDVALTVLGAEDEVLRLANRLRAEGLRTGVYLGTSGKLARQLKWANDQRARTVLIYGPAEQEAGEVTVRDMTSGDQTRVPVDEVPAHLRR
- a CDS encoding DUF2071 domain-containing protein → MTALTRHPLPMRTRFDHSLVLTYAVEPARLAPLLGDRLTPDTYTAPDGTEHAFVAVALVALRHLRPSGVPAPLGFRSVMTGYRILARMRTPGGKTMRGLKILRSDTDRTLLALGGNVLTGYHYHRSGARVSRDGDALRFTVTSRDGQGDLDVAADLGDREPVWDEVFATAADARRFAGPLPYTFSPEKRGIVVVKAFRSAWRPEPVAIRSHGVAFLRRFGEPVLANAFHVSDVDYGWHRGELR
- a CDS encoding antitoxin, with protein sequence MNMFDKAKDALSKNPDKADQGIDKAAEAAKGRFGEHADQIDQASEKAKDYVRGQGQEQPPPQ
- a CDS encoding ArsR/SmtB family transcription factor; the protein is MHAFDVLGDPVRRRILELLADGERPSGAIAADIRAEFGISQPGVSQHLRVLRESGFTTVRTEGTRRLYAVNSEPLREAGEWLERFRHIWDQPLDALATELARGKRERRLRQETDHARHREPPEGDPP
- a CDS encoding methyltransferase domain-containing protein; translated protein: MRGVAQVLAFNWPKVLAGAVVALAPVPKPVRAGAAWFTIASLAASWWVYDVSGLYRWTWLRPVLPDPVRRHVLVTAGFDEVSPALPAVLPGSTGVVLDVLDPRGPSEASIRRARRRYPARAVPVRPQALPVATGSADVVLAVLAAHELRTASGREALFREARRVLRRGGRLVLVEHHRDLPNVLAFGPSAWHFYPHAEWDRVAARAGLVAVARVRRTPLVTATAFEAP
- a CDS encoding HAD family hydrolase codes for the protein MAKVLVLDVDGTLVDTNYHHALAWFRAFRTYGVTVPVWRIHRAIGMGGDQLVPEVAGQEVEDSCGDDVRAKWKELVDGMLPEVCALDGAHELLRAANDAGYRVVLASSGKPDHVDHYLDLIDGRELAGDWTSSKDVEATKPEPDLLEVALEKVRGEQAVVIGDSVWDCVAANRIGLPSAGLLTGGFGAAELTDNGAARTFSDLHELRANLDDLPFGEPSGR
- a CDS encoding helix-turn-helix transcriptional regulator — protein: MISSTVELAAFLRNRRERLDPGELGLPSRRQARRTPGLRREEVAELAGISVDYIVRLEQARGLRPSVDVVEALARALRLAPDERAYLFDLVQQRPRGTGKPATTAAPSLARLVADLSPRPAMLMNHRYDILAWNGEMTRLLVDFQSLPPSQRNVMWLCLMHPGMREFYVDRERVVREGIAHLRAAWAAHPEDQALTDLIAECIAGDEQFARLWAERDVKVNGRGRKVVRHPEAGEVAVEFETLKPLQDPDQLLVIYRAADEESRSALDRLFARGPVTASGGRSAEPR
- a CDS encoding aldo/keto reductase; translation: MTLTLDTYRLLGRSGLRVSPLALGAATFGTEWGWGAERDDARKLFDTYVERGGNFIDTANTYTDGSSERLLGEFARGRRESLVLATKYTTLRRPGDPNSGGAHRKSLLASVEASLRHLGTDYLDLLYLHVWDSTTPVEEILRGMDDLVRQGKVLYLGMSNVPAWQVSRMQAIADLRGWAPLVALQIEYNLAERTGERDLIPMAREMGLGVVPYSPLAGGVLTGKYSRDDLAATHFAADGTRKSFNSGLGTVTARNLDIAEVLREVAADLGRTPAQVGLAWTLQNPAVTAPIVGARTPAQLADNLGALEVGFTAAQLARLDEVSAIDLGYPHAMLAGDHIRTVTQGDLTIDTRR
- a CDS encoding DoxX-like family protein → MGEWVARWVPPGAVAAVWIYEGLVAKLLGARPDERAVVQSVPVLGRYAAVLLVLIGLAEIALGMWVLTGWTPRTAAAVQTALLAGFNTGGIAFGGGNITEPLDLVLQNIVLLVLAWLVATRRRR
- a CDS encoding SRPBCC family protein, producing MLDIANHLKAIHREVRRGTTSGGETVTVVLRRRYDATVEDVWDAVTDPARVRRWFLPLTGDLREGGSFQLEGNAGGEILTCDAPRLLKVTFGGPSSIVEVRLTGDGESTDFQLEHTVPIEIAQSGAGALFVGPGWDGALLALALYFAGEIAEDPVAAANSRESQEFCAGSVQAWSTVVEDSGTATAEEISAAAQVSMAQFAPDLAGGPTE
- a CDS encoding nucleotidyltransferase family protein, which gives rise to MDTEGLRQLDALRAALRRNELLTEVLTRAAVLDLPGWYLAAGCVVQTVWNVVTGRPPAYGIRDYDLVYFDDRDLSWAAENAAITAGAGVFGDLPAVVEIRNEARVHLWYESRFGVPCRPYPSTEAAIDSFEATTCCVGVRQSAGGRWRVYAPHGLADVFNLVVRPNPVLAPRHVYEAKARRWQERWPELVVLPWSE